ACGACGAGGATATCCACGCCGGCGTCAACGAGTGTCATGGCACGCTCATAGCCGTCACCGAAGAAACCGATCGCGGCGCCGACACGCAGCCGGCCTTCCTCGTCCTTGGTGGCCAGCGGGTACTGCTCGGCCTTGTCGAAGTCCTTGACCGTGATCAGGCCCTGCAGGCGGCCGTCGTCGTCGACCAGCGGCAGCTTCTCGATGCGGTGCTTGCCCAGCAGTTCCACGGTTTCTTCGGCGCTGATACCCACGCGGCCGGTGATCAGCGGCATGCGGGTCATGACTTCATGAACCTTGCGGGCGGGGTAGTCGGCACGCGGGATGAAACGGGTGTCGCGGTTGGTCACGATGCCCAGCAGCTTGTCGTCCGCATCCACAACGGGCAGGCCGGAGACACGGAAGTGGGCGCACAGGTCATCCAGTTCCTGCAGGGTGGCGTCCGGGGAGATGGTCACCGGGTTGGTGATCATGCCTGATTCGCTGCGCTTGACGCGGTCCACGTGCTCGGCCTGGTCTGCGATGGACAGGTTGCGGTGGATGACACCGAGTCCGCCCTGGCGTGCCATGGCGATGGCCATGCGGGATTCGGTCACCGTGTCCATCGCGGCCGAAAGCAGCGGTGTCTGGACGGTGATCCGCTTGGACAGGCGGGAGGAGGTGTCCGCCTCGGACGGAATGACGTCCGTGGGGCCGGGCAGCAGCAGGACGTCGTCGTACGTCAGGCCGATGAAGCCGAACGGGTCATGCTCTGTGGACTGCTGGCTCAAAACTGCGCCTCTTTCGCGGAAGGACCGGAGGGATGGGGAAAACGCCGGAAAAAGGACCGGCTGGCTTCCTTACATCCTAAAACGAAAGACCGCCGGTCCCTATTCCAAATCCTTACTGGTGGCATCACTCACAGCCGGGCATGCAAAAGGCCCCGGTGCCGCAGCAAAATACTGCTGCAGCGCCGGGGCCTCTGTGTCACCTAGTGCTGGTGGCCGTGATCTTCTTCGTCATCGGCAGGCTTCTCCACCACAAGTGCCTCGGTGGTGAGGACCAGGGCGGCGATGGATGCGGCGTTGCGCAGCGCCGAACGGG
This genomic interval from Arthrobacter sunyaminii contains the following:
- the guaB gene encoding IMP dehydrogenase is translated as MSQQSTEHDPFGFIGLTYDDVLLLPGPTDVIPSEADTSSRLSKRITVQTPLLSAAMDTVTESRMAIAMARQGGLGVIHRNLSIADQAEHVDRVKRSESGMITNPVTISPDATLQELDDLCAHFRVSGLPVVDADDKLLGIVTNRDTRFIPRADYPARKVHEVMTRMPLITGRVGISAEETVELLGKHRIEKLPLVDDDGRLQGLITVKDFDKAEQYPLATKDEEGRLRVGAAIGFFGDGYERAMTLVDAGVDILVVDTANGHSAGVLDMIARLKKDPAVAHVDIIGGQAATREGAQALIDAGADAIKVGVGPGSICTTRVVAGVGVPQITAIYEAAKAAIPAGVPVIADGGLQYSGDIGKAIVAGADTVMLGGLLAGSAESPGDLVFVNGKQFKSYRGMGSLGAMQSRGKNTSYSKDRYFQADVPSDEKLIPEGIEGQVPYRGPLSAVAHQLVGGLRQTMFYTGARTIEELKQKGKFVRITPAGLKESHPHDIMMTAEAPNYGTRR